The proteins below are encoded in one region of Sporichthyaceae bacterium:
- the ppdK gene encoding pyruvate, phosphate dikinase, which translates to MPKFVYDFTEGNRDLKDLLGGKGANLAEMTNLGLPVPPGFVITTEACKAYLVTGSAPDQLSEQVTEYLRALEAKMGKALGAADDPLLVSVRSGAKFSMPGMMETVLNIGLNDESVAGLAKQSGNDRFAWDSYRRLLQMFGKTVLGIEGEHFEDAIDAAKRAKNTTADLDLDAEDLRVLVDGFKGIIRHHAGREFPQDPREQMDLAVKAVFDSWNAPRAILYRRQERIPADLGTAVNVCTMVFGNLGMDSGTGVAFTRDPGSGAQGLYGDYLANAQGEDVVAGIRNTLPLQDLEKLDKRSFDELMAIMAKLENHYRDLCDIEFTIERGKLWMLQTRVGKRTAGAAFRIATQLVDQGLIDLDEALQRVTGAQLTQLMFPRFDESGKPKRLTKGMNASPGAAVGKAVFSSRDAVAWAERGEAVILVRRETNPDDLEGMIAARGILTSRGGKTSHAAVVARGMGKTCVCGAEELDVDTRAKTITVGGQVIREGDVLSIDGSSGAVYLGEVPVMPSPVVEYFEGRLKPDSADADDLVKAVHRLIGHADAARKLKIRTNADTPEDSARARRMGAEGIGLCRTEHMFLGDRAAHVEKLILATNDDERESALEALEPLQKQDFLEIFEAMDGLPVTVRLIDPPLHEFLPNLTELAVKVAVAEAKGEDPGHDKELLAAVNRLHESNPMLGLRGVRLGVVIPGLFAMQVRAIAEAAAERKAAGGNPLPEVMIPLVGAVQELELVRDEAVGVIADVVSSSGQSLDIPIGTMIELPRAALTADQIAEAADFFSYGTNDLTQTTWGFSRDDVEAAFFTQYLEKGIFGVSPFESLDREGVGRLVRIASTEGRKVKPGLKLGVCGEHGGDPDSIHFFAEVGLDYVSCSPFRVPVARLEAGRAANSAAGSDSR; encoded by the coding sequence GTGCCGAAGTTCGTGTACGACTTCACCGAGGGCAACCGCGACCTGAAGGACCTGCTCGGCGGCAAGGGCGCGAACCTCGCCGAGATGACCAACCTCGGCCTGCCGGTACCACCGGGATTCGTCATCACGACCGAGGCCTGCAAGGCCTACCTCGTCACCGGCTCCGCGCCCGACCAGCTGTCGGAGCAGGTCACCGAGTATCTGCGCGCGCTCGAGGCGAAGATGGGCAAGGCGCTCGGTGCGGCCGATGACCCGCTGCTCGTCTCCGTGCGTTCCGGTGCCAAGTTCTCGATGCCCGGGATGATGGAGACCGTCCTGAACATCGGCCTGAACGACGAGTCGGTGGCGGGCCTGGCCAAGCAGTCCGGCAACGACCGCTTCGCCTGGGACTCCTACCGCCGCCTGCTGCAGATGTTCGGCAAAACCGTGCTGGGCATCGAGGGCGAGCACTTCGAGGACGCCATCGACGCCGCCAAGCGGGCCAAGAACACCACCGCGGACCTGGACCTCGACGCCGAGGACCTGCGCGTGCTGGTGGACGGCTTCAAGGGGATCATCCGGCACCACGCCGGCCGCGAGTTCCCGCAGGACCCGCGGGAGCAGATGGACCTGGCGGTCAAGGCGGTCTTCGACTCCTGGAACGCGCCGCGCGCGATCCTCTACCGCCGCCAGGAGCGCATCCCGGCCGACCTCGGCACCGCGGTCAACGTCTGCACGATGGTGTTCGGCAACCTCGGCATGGACTCCGGCACCGGTGTTGCGTTCACCCGCGACCCGGGCTCCGGCGCGCAGGGACTTTACGGCGACTACCTGGCCAACGCCCAGGGCGAGGACGTCGTGGCCGGCATCCGGAACACGCTGCCGCTGCAGGACCTGGAGAAGCTCGACAAGAGGTCGTTCGACGAGCTGATGGCCATCATGGCCAAGCTGGAGAATCACTACCGCGACCTGTGCGACATCGAGTTCACCATCGAGCGGGGCAAGCTCTGGATGCTGCAGACCCGCGTCGGCAAGCGCACCGCCGGCGCCGCGTTCCGAATCGCCACCCAGCTGGTCGACCAGGGCCTGATCGACCTCGACGAGGCCCTGCAGCGGGTGACGGGGGCTCAGCTGACGCAGCTGATGTTCCCGCGCTTCGACGAGAGCGGTAAGCCCAAGCGGCTCACCAAGGGCATGAACGCCTCGCCCGGCGCAGCCGTGGGCAAGGCGGTCTTCTCCTCGCGCGACGCCGTGGCCTGGGCCGAGCGTGGCGAGGCCGTGATCCTGGTTCGTCGGGAGACCAACCCCGACGACCTCGAGGGCATGATCGCCGCTCGCGGCATTCTGACCTCCCGCGGTGGCAAGACCTCCCACGCGGCTGTGGTCGCCCGCGGCATGGGCAAGACCTGCGTCTGCGGCGCCGAGGAACTCGACGTCGACACCCGCGCGAAGACCATCACCGTCGGTGGTCAGGTGATCCGCGAGGGCGACGTGCTCTCGATCGACGGCTCCTCAGGCGCGGTGTATCTCGGCGAGGTCCCCGTCATGCCCTCGCCCGTGGTCGAGTACTTCGAGGGCCGCCTGAAGCCGGACTCCGCGGACGCCGACGACCTGGTCAAGGCCGTGCACCGGCTGATCGGCCACGCCGACGCCGCCCGCAAGTTGAAGATCCGCACCAATGCCGACACCCCGGAGGACTCGGCCCGGGCCCGGCGCATGGGCGCAGAGGGTATCGGCCTGTGCCGCACCGAGCACATGTTCCTCGGCGACCGGGCTGCCCACGTCGAGAAGCTGATCCTGGCCACCAACGATGACGAGCGCGAGTCGGCCCTGGAGGCCCTGGAACCCCTGCAGAAGCAGGACTTCCTGGAGATCTTCGAGGCGATGGACGGCCTGCCGGTCACCGTCCGGCTGATCGACCCGCCGCTGCACGAGTTCCTGCCGAACCTGACCGAGCTCGCGGTGAAGGTGGCCGTGGCCGAGGCCAAGGGCGAGGATCCGGGCCACGACAAGGAACTGCTGGCCGCGGTCAACCGGCTGCACGAGTCCAACCCGATGCTCGGGTTGCGGGGCGTGCGACTCGGCGTAGTCATCCCGGGTCTGTTCGCCATGCAGGTCCGCGCGATCGCCGAAGCGGCCGCGGAGCGCAAGGCCGCCGGTGGCAACCCGTTGCCGGAGGTCATGATCCCGCTGGTGGGCGCGGTGCAGGAGCTGGAGCTGGTGCGTGATGAGGCGGTCGGCGTGATCGCCGATGTCGTCTCCTCGTCCGGACAGTCCCTGGACATCCCGATCGGCACGATGATCGAGCTGCCGCGGGCCGCGCTGACCGCGGATCAGATCGCCGAGGCCGCCGACTTCTTCTCCTACGGCACCAACGACCTGACCCAGACGACATGGGGCTTCTCCCGCGACGACGTCGAGGCCGCGTTCTTCACCCAGTACCTGGAGAAGGGCATCTTCGGGGTCTCGCCGTTCGAGTCCTTGGACCGCGAAGGCGTCGGCCGCCTGGTTCGTATCGCCAGCACCGAGGGCCGCAAGGTCAAGCCGGGGCTGAAGCTCGGAGTGTGCGGCGAGCACGGCGGCGACCCGGACTCGATCCACTTCTTCGCCGAGGTGGGCCTGGACTACGTGTCCTGCTCGCCGTTCCGGGTGCCGGTCGCCCGGCTGGAGGCCGGCCGCGCGGCGAATTCGGCGGCGGGCAGCGACAGCCGCTGA